One genomic segment of Nonomuraea coxensis DSM 45129 includes these proteins:
- a CDS encoding tyrosine recombinase XerC encodes MRAYLTDVSSLLDHLNRPVEDLDVAVLREWLAGQHDAGKARATLARRAACARTFTAYCHRQGWLAEDPGLLLGSAKAPRDLPAVLDQEQAQEVMDSASGVEPKELRDRAILELLYATGVRVSELCGLDVDDVDRDRHVVRVMGKGRKERSVPFGLPALRALDRWCIHGRPLWARAGSGPALFLGVRGGRIDAGTVRRVVHAALAQVEGAPDMGPHGLRHSAATHLLEGGADLRSVQELLGHASLNSTQIYTHVSIERLRAAYKQAHPRA; translated from the coding sequence GTGCGTGCCTACCTGACCGATGTCAGCAGCTTGCTCGATCACCTGAATCGTCCTGTTGAGGACCTTGATGTCGCGGTGCTGAGGGAGTGGCTGGCCGGACAGCATGATGCCGGGAAAGCGCGTGCGACCTTGGCGCGGCGGGCGGCCTGCGCTCGGACGTTCACCGCCTACTGTCACCGGCAGGGGTGGTTGGCCGAGGATCCCGGGTTGTTGCTGGGGAGCGCCAAGGCGCCGCGGGACTTGCCGGCGGTGCTCGATCAGGAGCAGGCGCAGGAGGTCATGGATTCGGCCTCTGGCGTGGAACCCAAGGAACTCCGCGATCGGGCGATTCTTGAACTGTTGTACGCCACTGGTGTCCGGGTGAGCGAGTTGTGCGGGCTCGACGTGGATGACGTGGATCGGGATCGGCACGTCGTTCGTGTCATGGGGAAAGGGCGCAAGGAGCGTTCAGTGCCGTTCGGCTTGCCTGCGCTCCGGGCGCTCGATCGGTGGTGCATTCACGGACGGCCGCTCTGGGCGCGGGCGGGTTCGGGGCCGGCGCTCTTTCTCGGGGTACGGGGAGGGCGCATCGACGCGGGGACGGTTCGGCGGGTGGTGCACGCGGCGTTGGCACAGGTCGAAGGTGCTCCTGATATGGGGCCGCACGGGTTGCGGCACAGTGCGGCTACTCACCTGCTGGAGGGCGGGGCGGATCTGCGGAGTGTGCAGGAGCTCCTTGGGCACGCGTCGTTGAACAGCACACAGATCTATACGCATGTCTCGATTGAGCGGTTGCGGGCGGCGTACAAGCAGGCTCATCCCAGGGCGTGA
- a CDS encoding IS3 family transposase — MIGDITQIDTGEGALFLATVIDCFSKSVIGWALDVRYPARLVCAAIDMAAARIEMPDGAIFHSDRGSQYTSIEFGETLGKYSIRQSVGRTGSCFDNAMAESFFGKLKTEMVHHWTFATRAEARREVIKFIEGFYNRRRLHSGLGYRPPSEVLEEWFDNRVAG; from the coding sequence ATGATCGGTGATATCACGCAGATCGATACGGGTGAGGGTGCACTTTTCCTGGCAACGGTTATCGACTGTTTCAGCAAGAGCGTGATCGGCTGGGCGCTGGACGTACGATATCCGGCGAGATTGGTGTGCGCGGCCATCGATATGGCCGCGGCCCGCATCGAGATGCCCGACGGGGCGATCTTTCACTCCGATCGTGGGAGCCAATACACGTCGATCGAGTTCGGCGAGACACTCGGCAAGTACAGCATCCGGCAATCCGTCGGACGCACCGGGAGTTGTTTCGATAACGCGATGGCGGAATCGTTCTTCGGTAAGCTGAAGACGGAGATGGTGCATCACTGGACGTTCGCCACGCGTGCCGAGGCGCGACGCGAAGTGATCAAATTTATCGAGGGATTCTATAACCGGCGAAGACTTCACTCTGGGTTGGGATATCGCCCGCCATCGGAAGTGCTAGAGGAATGGTTCGATAACCGGGTCGCGGGGTGA
- a CDS encoding ISL3 family transposase: protein MQNTIEISSDATLLLGLEGVAVVRVERDDDGHRVVHMITDDETARACPACGVFATRVKERVLTSPRDLCAGGETISLLWHKRRWVCREERCRRGSFTEQVPQVGARMRTTARLRRACGRSVVDGGRTISQAGRDHRLSWPVAMREMRAYATEVLPAEPLPTSAIGIDEIRRGAPRWEQDAATGKYRLIADRWHVGFTDLCGEQGLLGQVEGRVATSVTAWLNARPAAWRNAVSYVAIDMCAVFRSAIRAALPHAIIVVDHFHLVQLANAKLAELRRRLTWKMRGRRGRKGDPEYDHRRLLRANAEELTAEQRAVLERDVGRIGTAGRHLLAGWHAKEKLRHLLALARTNPARSRIAHRLHAFFAWCADHAYLPELVTLAQSIAAWWAEIEAFIRTGITNAKSEGTNRVIKLEARCAYGFRNTSNQRLRSRCATTRSSRNRAIPA from the coding sequence GTGCAGAACACTATAGAGATTTCTTCGGATGCGACACTGCTGCTGGGCCTGGAAGGCGTGGCGGTGGTGCGGGTGGAACGCGACGATGACGGCCATCGGGTGGTCCACATGATCACTGATGATGAGACGGCACGGGCCTGCCCGGCGTGCGGGGTGTTCGCCACCCGGGTCAAGGAACGTGTGCTCACCTCGCCCCGCGACCTGTGCGCCGGCGGTGAGACGATCAGCCTGCTGTGGCACAAACGCCGCTGGGTGTGCCGGGAGGAACGCTGTCGGCGCGGATCGTTCACCGAGCAGGTTCCGCAGGTCGGCGCGAGGATGCGGACCACCGCCAGGTTGCGGCGGGCCTGCGGGCGCAGCGTGGTGGACGGCGGGCGCACCATCTCCCAGGCCGGGCGTGACCATCGGCTGTCCTGGCCGGTGGCGATGCGCGAGATGCGCGCCTATGCCACCGAGGTGCTGCCCGCCGAGCCGCTGCCGACCTCGGCAATCGGGATCGATGAGATCCGGCGGGGCGCTCCCCGCTGGGAACAGGATGCGGCCACCGGCAAGTACCGGCTGATCGCCGACCGATGGCATGTCGGCTTCACCGATCTGTGCGGGGAGCAAGGGCTGCTCGGCCAGGTCGAAGGCCGCGTGGCGACGTCGGTCACGGCCTGGTTGAACGCCCGGCCCGCCGCATGGCGCAACGCCGTCTCCTACGTGGCGATCGACATGTGCGCGGTGTTTCGCTCGGCGATCCGCGCCGCGCTGCCACACGCGATCATCGTGGTGGACCATTTCCACCTGGTGCAACTGGCCAACGCCAAGCTCGCTGAGCTGCGGCGGCGGCTGACCTGGAAGATGCGCGGACGCCGTGGACGCAAGGGCGACCCCGAATACGACCACCGCCGCCTGCTGCGCGCCAATGCCGAGGAGTTGACCGCCGAGCAGCGTGCCGTCCTGGAACGCGACGTGGGCAGGATCGGCACCGCCGGCAGGCATCTGCTGGCAGGCTGGCACGCCAAGGAGAAACTGCGTCACCTGCTCGCGCTGGCCCGGACCAACCCGGCCCGCTCGCGGATCGCCCACCGCCTGCACGCCTTTTTCGCCTGGTGCGCCGACCACGCCTACCTGCCCGAACTGGTCACCTTGGCCCAGAGCATCGCCGCCTGGTGGGCCGAGATCGAGGCGTTCATCCGCACGGGCATCACCAATGCCAAGAGCGAAGGGACCAATCGCGTGATCAAGCTCGAAGCGCGCTGCGCGTACGGCTTCCGCAACACGAGCAATCAACGCCTCCGATCACGCTGCGCAACCACCCGCTCAAGCCGAAACCGAGCTATCCCCGCGTAA
- a CDS encoding IS3 family transposase yields MMCRLLGVSKSGYYDWEKRPMSATEQRREDLKPLIDFVFAESGRTYGYRRIHAELRRAGIEVDDELVRKLMRQMRLVPVQVKRRRGLTIADKNAAPIPDLVRRDFRGHRTYAGIARFRLERVVAQRDRRR; encoded by the coding sequence ATGATGTGCCGTCTGCTCGGCGTGTCGAAATCCGGATACTACGATTGGGAGAAGCGCCCGATGTCGGCGACCGAACAACGGCGCGAAGACCTCAAGCCCTTGATTGACTTCGTGTTCGCCGAATCCGGCCGGACCTACGGGTACCGCCGTATCCACGCGGAGCTCAGGCGTGCCGGCATCGAGGTGGACGATGAACTCGTTCGCAAGCTCATGCGCCAGATGCGCCTGGTCCCGGTGCAGGTCAAGCGACGCCGTGGCCTGACAATCGCGGACAAGAACGCGGCCCCGATCCCTGACCTGGTGCGGCGCGACTTCAGGGGTCATCGAACTTACGCGGGGATAGCTCGGTTTCGGCTTGAGCGGGTGGTTGCGCAGCGTGATCGGAGGCGTTGA
- a CDS encoding transposase → MAKKPRIYPPELRAEVVRAVIDNGKTPAQVARDFGLVAETVRNWVKAEKSKNSGTTDEARAAIDRAKLQEMERRVQELEQENAFLKKAAAFFAKELP, encoded by the coding sequence GTGGCGAAGAAGCCGAGAATATATCCGCCCGAGTTGCGGGCCGAAGTCGTGCGTGCCGTCATCGACAACGGGAAGACCCCTGCACAGGTTGCCCGCGATTTCGGCCTGGTCGCAGAGACCGTTCGCAATTGGGTGAAGGCAGAGAAGTCGAAGAACTCTGGCACTACCGATGAGGCCCGCGCCGCCATCGACCGCGCCAAGCTCCAGGAGATGGAACGACGCGTCCAAGAACTTGAGCAGGAGAACGCGTTCCTGAAAAAAGCCGCGGCCTTCTTTGCGAAAGAACTCCCGTAA
- a CDS encoding M23 family metallopeptidase, with protein MQSPSPSPSHSHSYSHSTSDQASPAHLRPTPTEARPSRSHHIAAFLPLLLTTTLIAPVATTTLVAPLLATTFLALTATPARASPPAWRWPLDGHPRILRRFTPPPERWLAGHRGVDLAAPPSTPVLAAGAGTVRFAGPVGGKGVVTIDHEGGLRTTYLPVTPAVKRGQPVTPGTELGLLQATNPHCPESCLHWGLLRDARYLNPLLLLGQAPIRLLPFWPESPQAIDPPEKPLDSTPQRPPTPLRIGSRAENSHPQPPETTRSNHYLLSNSTSPTATTIHTPTPAAITLPIAILTALLLITGLHHRRHRHNPDSQQRRTNSGRHRKRRSSTRETRNNSKH; from the coding sequence ATGCAATCTCCATCTCCGTCCCCATCTCACTCTCACTCTTACTCTCACTCCACCAGCGACCAGGCGTCCCCCGCCCACCTTCGCCCCACGCCGACCGAAGCCCGCCCTTCGCGCTCCCACCACATCGCCGCTTTCCTCCCCTTACTCCTCACGACCACGCTCATCGCCCCAGTCGCAACGACCACGCTCGTCGCCCCGCTTCTGGCAACCACGTTCCTCGCCCTGACCGCCACTCCAGCCAGAGCCTCACCTCCAGCTTGGCGCTGGCCTCTGGACGGCCACCCCCGCATCCTCCGCCGTTTCACCCCACCTCCAGAACGCTGGCTCGCCGGTCATCGCGGCGTCGACCTGGCGGCACCGCCCTCCACCCCGGTCCTGGCGGCAGGCGCCGGCACAGTCCGCTTCGCCGGCCCGGTGGGAGGAAAGGGCGTGGTGACGATCGACCACGAGGGCGGCCTGCGCACGACGTACTTGCCGGTCACCCCTGCCGTGAAACGAGGCCAGCCCGTCACCCCCGGCACCGAATTGGGCCTCCTCCAAGCGACCAACCCCCATTGCCCGGAGTCCTGCCTCCACTGGGGCCTCCTACGCGACGCCCGCTATCTGAACCCCCTCCTTCTCCTCGGCCAAGCCCCCATTCGCCTCCTCCCTTTCTGGCCCGAATCACCCCAAGCCATCGATCCCCCTGAGAAACCCCTCGACTCCACCCCACAGCGACCCCCCACACCACTCCGAATAGGGAGCAGAGCCGAAAACTCCCATCCCCAACCGCCCGAAACCACGCGCTCGAACCACTACCTCCTAAGCAATTCCACCTCCCCCACCGCCACCACCATCCACACCCCCACCCCCGCCGCGATCACGCTGCCCATCGCCATACTCACCGCACTTCTCCTGATCACCGGACTGCACCACCGCCGCCATCGCCATAACCCAGACAGCCAACAGCGCCGCACAAACAGCGGCCGACATCGCAAAAGACGATCAAGCACCCGCGAAACGAGAAACAACAGCAAGCACTGA
- a CDS encoding MFS transporter, giving the protein MKRTLQASSASSLPAPPPLRRQRDYRLLWTSRTTSITGSEVSKLAIPLTAVTLLTASPTEMGLLTAAGPLPALLFGLQAGAIVDRLVRHRPLMIACELVACAAAASVPLAWLLGLLSVPWLLVVALVIGTSAVLFKSANFSYVAGTVPPAQRVEAMAGLQACHSVASVGGPSLAGLLVQFFTAPLAVLAEAMSFLASALLLRSIRTQERNEPAPSRGMWRDVTEGLRTVLTHPTLRALLGAGVTINFFAMAYVAVYILYMVNTLSIPKSLIGVLIAMSGAGGLAGAWLTTRLTKRYGENRILLATVLFFPVEVLTAGLLNGPLWWNITAMTVVGLMTGGVVVAFSTCLGVITLRETPQELRGRVNATMTFAVQGVLALGGLTGGIVADHIGLRPMILLCAAGMALTTFWIWLSPLRPRTSGHPHPARALTPTPDPRTLTRHLVSTKRHLWP; this is encoded by the coding sequence GTGAAGCGAACCCTTCAGGCCTCGTCCGCCTCCTCCCTGCCGGCGCCTCCGCCCCTGCGCAGGCAGCGCGACTACCGTCTCCTCTGGACCTCGCGCACGACCTCGATCACGGGCTCGGAGGTCTCCAAGCTGGCCATCCCCCTGACGGCCGTCACGCTGCTCACCGCCAGCCCGACCGAGATGGGTCTGCTGACCGCCGCCGGTCCCCTCCCGGCGCTCCTGTTCGGGCTGCAGGCGGGCGCCATCGTCGACCGCCTCGTCCGCCACCGTCCGCTGATGATCGCTTGTGAGCTCGTGGCCTGCGCCGCCGCCGCGTCCGTCCCTCTGGCCTGGCTCCTCGGCCTGCTGAGCGTCCCGTGGCTCCTCGTGGTGGCCCTGGTCATCGGCACGTCGGCGGTGCTGTTCAAGTCAGCGAACTTCTCGTACGTCGCCGGAACCGTCCCGCCGGCTCAGCGCGTCGAGGCGATGGCCGGTCTCCAGGCGTGCCACTCGGTGGCCTCTGTCGGCGGCCCGAGCCTCGCCGGTCTCCTCGTCCAGTTCTTCACGGCGCCGCTGGCCGTCCTCGCGGAGGCGATGTCGTTCCTGGCCTCCGCCCTGCTCCTCCGCTCCATCCGCACTCAGGAACGGAACGAGCCCGCCCCCTCCCGAGGCATGTGGCGCGACGTCACCGAGGGCCTTCGCACCGTCCTCACCCACCCCACCCTGCGCGCCCTCCTCGGCGCCGGCGTGACGATCAACTTCTTCGCGATGGCGTACGTGGCCGTCTACATCCTCTACATGGTCAACACCCTGAGCATCCCCAAGAGCCTGATCGGCGTGCTCATCGCGATGAGCGGCGCGGGCGGCCTGGCGGGCGCCTGGCTCACGACCCGCCTGACGAAACGCTACGGCGAGAACCGCATCCTGCTCGCGACCGTCCTCTTCTTCCCCGTCGAGGTCCTGACTGCCGGCCTCCTGAACGGCCCCCTCTGGTGGAACATCACCGCCATGACCGTCGTGGGCCTCATGACGGGCGGCGTCGTGGTCGCCTTCTCCACCTGCCTCGGCGTCATCACCCTCCGCGAGACTCCTCAGGAACTGCGCGGCCGCGTGAACGCCACCATGACCTTCGCCGTCCAGGGCGTCCTCGCACTGGGCGGCCTTACGGGCGGCATCGTCGCCGACCACATCGGCCTGCGCCCGATGATCCTGCTGTGCGCCGCGGGCATGGCCCTGACCACGTTCTGGATCTGGCTCTCCCCCCTACGCCCCCGCACGTCTGGACACCCTCACCCCGCGCGAGCCCTCACCCCCACCCCGGACCCCCGAACCCTGACCCGCCACCTCGTCTCCACAAAACGCCACCTCTGGCCCTGA
- a CDS encoding ArsR/SmtB family transcription factor, with product MTADFDGLSDPKAMRALAHPARLQILNRLGVEESATATEVAEIAGITPSAASYHLRMLAKYGFVEDAPPRGDGRERLWRAVGKPLSVGLLPEDQPEVRDAKVALMAAFRREANREADRALAEVERESEEWRDATVFNRTRVKATAHELIRLHEAIQELVEPYAIRNREKTGVPDGARVAEVQVNLFPVVTRPVPGLPTEDHGLAQHGAGAAEAEQVTGGERSPSRE from the coding sequence ATGACTGCGGACTTCGACGGGCTCAGCGACCCCAAAGCGATGAGGGCACTGGCCCATCCCGCGCGGCTGCAGATCCTCAACCGGCTCGGAGTGGAGGAGAGCGCGACCGCCACAGAGGTGGCGGAGATCGCGGGCATCACGCCCAGCGCCGCGAGTTATCACCTGCGGATGCTGGCCAAGTACGGGTTCGTGGAGGACGCGCCGCCCAGGGGCGACGGGCGGGAACGGCTGTGGCGGGCCGTCGGCAAGCCGCTGAGCGTGGGGCTGCTGCCCGAGGACCAGCCGGAGGTGCGGGACGCCAAGGTGGCGCTGATGGCGGCGTTCCGGCGGGAGGCGAACCGGGAGGCCGACCGGGCGCTGGCCGAGGTCGAGAGGGAGTCGGAGGAGTGGCGGGACGCGACGGTGTTCAACCGGACACGGGTGAAGGCCACCGCCCATGAGCTGATACGGCTCCACGAGGCGATCCAGGAGCTGGTCGAGCCTTATGCCATACGGAACCGGGAGAAGACCGGCGTGCCGGACGGGGCCAGGGTCGCTGAGGTGCAGGTCAACCTGTTCCCTGTGGTTACGAGGCCGGTTCCTGGGCTGCCGACCGAGGACCACGGGCTTGCGCAGCACGGGGCCGGGGCGGCGGAGGCGGAACAGGTGACGGGGGGCGAGCGCTCGCCGTCTCGGGAGTAA
- the rpsB gene encoding 30S ribosomal protein S2: MAPVVTMRQLLESGVHFGHQTRRWNPKMKRFIFTERNGIYIIDLQKSLSYIDRAYDFVKETVAHGGTILFIGTKKQAQEAISEQAARVGMPYVNQRWLGGMLTNFSTVHKRLQRLKELEELDFDNVAASGLTKKELLMRRREKDKLERTLGGIRDMGRVPSAVWVVDTKKEHIAISEAKKLGIPVVAILDTNCDPDEVDYPIPGNDDAIRAVGLLTRVVADGVAAGLMARSGAARGDEKPAAAEPLAEWERELIEQGTGAAEAPAAEAPAAEAAAAEAPAAEAAAAAAEAPAAEAGAEESAPAAPAAEGDAEQQA, translated from the coding sequence ATGGCCCCCGTCGTCACCATGCGACAGCTGCTCGAGAGCGGCGTTCACTTCGGTCACCAGACCCGGCGCTGGAACCCGAAGATGAAGCGCTTCATCTTCACCGAGCGCAACGGCATCTACATCATCGACCTGCAGAAGTCGCTGTCCTACATCGACCGCGCCTACGACTTCGTCAAGGAGACGGTCGCCCACGGCGGCACGATCCTGTTCATCGGCACGAAGAAGCAGGCTCAGGAGGCCATCTCCGAGCAGGCCGCCCGCGTCGGCATGCCGTATGTCAACCAGCGCTGGCTGGGCGGCATGCTCACCAACTTCTCCACCGTGCACAAGCGGCTTCAGCGTCTGAAGGAGCTCGAGGAGCTCGACTTCGACAACGTCGCCGCCTCGGGGCTCACCAAGAAGGAGCTCCTCATGCGCCGTCGCGAGAAGGACAAGCTCGAGCGGACGCTCGGCGGCATCCGTGACATGGGCCGCGTGCCCAGTGCGGTGTGGGTCGTCGACACCAAGAAGGAGCACATCGCGATCAGCGAGGCCAAGAAGCTCGGCATCCCTGTCGTCGCGATCCTCGACACCAACTGCGACCCCGACGAGGTCGACTACCCGATCCCGGGCAACGACGACGCCATCCGCGCCGTCGGCCTGCTGACCAGGGTCGTCGCCGACGGTGTCGCCGCCGGTCTCATGGCCCGCTCCGGCGCCGCTCGCGGCGACGAGAAGCCCGCTGCCGCCGAGCCGCTGGCCGAGTGGGAGCGTGAGCTCATCGAGCAGGGCACCGGCGCCGCCGAGGCTCCGGCTGCGGAAGCTCCGGCCGCTGAGGCTGCGGCTGCCGAGGCGCCCGCCGCTGAGGCTGCGGCTGCGGCTGCCGAGGCTCCGGCTGCTGAGGCCGGTGCCGAGGAGAGCGCTCCGGCCGCTCCGGCTGCCGAGGGCGACGCCGAGCAGCAGGCCTGA
- the tsf gene encoding translation elongation factor Ts: protein MASVNMADVKRLREITAAGMMDCKKALEEAEGDFDRAVELLRLKGAKDVGKREARTASNGLVALKQDGDSVAALLELNCETDFVAKGERFQDLASQVVAHILETKPADVATLLESSFGGKPVQQHLDEANAALGEKIEIRRFQVLEGGYIGAYMHKTDPALPPAVGVLVQLDKPNAEVAKDIAQHAAAMAPQYLKADSVPAEVVEKERKLFEEMTREEGKPEAAIGKIVEGRLNGWYRDFTLLQQAFVKDNKKSVGKYAEENGVEVLAFVRFKVGQA from the coding sequence ATGGCTTCCGTGAACATGGCCGACGTCAAGCGGCTTCGCGAGATCACCGCTGCCGGCATGATGGACTGCAAGAAGGCGCTGGAGGAGGCTGAGGGCGACTTCGACCGCGCCGTCGAGCTGCTGCGCCTCAAGGGCGCCAAGGACGTGGGCAAGCGCGAGGCGCGCACCGCCTCCAACGGCCTGGTCGCGCTCAAGCAGGACGGCGACTCGGTCGCCGCGCTGCTGGAGCTCAACTGCGAGACCGACTTCGTGGCCAAGGGCGAGCGCTTCCAGGACCTGGCGTCCCAGGTCGTGGCGCACATCCTGGAGACCAAGCCGGCCGACGTGGCCACGCTGCTGGAGTCCTCCTTCGGTGGCAAGCCCGTCCAGCAGCACCTGGACGAGGCCAACGCCGCGCTGGGCGAGAAGATCGAGATCCGCCGTTTCCAGGTTCTCGAGGGCGGCTACATCGGCGCCTACATGCACAAGACCGACCCGGCGCTGCCGCCGGCCGTCGGCGTGCTGGTGCAGCTCGACAAGCCGAACGCCGAGGTCGCCAAGGACATCGCGCAGCACGCCGCCGCGATGGCCCCGCAGTACCTCAAGGCCGACTCCGTGCCGGCCGAGGTCGTCGAGAAGGAGCGCAAGCTCTTCGAGGAGATGACCCGCGAGGAGGGCAAGCCCGAGGCCGCCATCGGCAAGATCGTCGAGGGCCGCCTCAACGGCTGGTACCGCGACTTCACGCTGCTCCAGCAGGCGTTCGTGAAGGACAACAAGAAGAGCGTAGGCAAGTACGCCGAGGAGAACGGCGTCGAGGTCCTCGCCTTTGTCCGTTTCAAGGTCGGTCAGGCTTAG
- the pyrH gene encoding UMP kinase, which translates to MLKLSGEAFAGSEPLGIDPTIVDHLADSIAEAVKEGVQVAVVVGGGNMFRGATLSQGGIDRARADYMGMLGTVINCLALQDFLERRGVETRVQTAITMQQVAEPFLPRRAIRHLEKGRVVIFGAGLGSPYFSTDTAASQRALEIGAEALLKGTQVDGIYDSDPRKNPDAVRFDHLDYGEVLLRDLAVMDATAISLCKDNDLPIVVFDLMGEGNILRAVRGEKIGTLVSPAGK; encoded by the coding sequence ATGCTGAAGCTGTCGGGCGAGGCGTTCGCCGGCAGCGAGCCGCTGGGCATCGACCCGACGATCGTCGACCATCTCGCCGACTCGATCGCCGAGGCGGTCAAGGAGGGCGTGCAGGTCGCCGTCGTGGTCGGCGGCGGCAACATGTTCCGCGGCGCCACCCTGTCGCAGGGCGGCATCGACCGCGCCCGCGCCGACTACATGGGCATGCTGGGCACGGTCATCAACTGCCTGGCCCTGCAGGACTTCCTGGAGCGCCGGGGCGTCGAGACCCGCGTGCAGACCGCCATCACGATGCAGCAGGTGGCCGAGCCGTTCCTGCCGCGCCGCGCGATCCGGCACCTGGAGAAGGGCCGCGTCGTGATCTTCGGCGCCGGGCTCGGCTCGCCCTACTTCTCCACCGACACCGCCGCGTCACAGCGCGCCCTGGAGATCGGCGCCGAGGCGCTGCTGAAGGGCACGCAGGTGGACGGCATCTACGACTCCGATCCGCGGAAGAACCCGGACGCCGTCCGGTTCGACCACCTCGACTACGGCGAGGTGCTGCTGCGTGACCTCGCGGTCATGGACGCCACCGCGATCAGCCTGTGCAAGGACAACGACCTGCCGATCGTGGTCTTCGACCTGATGGGCGAGGGCAACATCCTGCGTGCGGTACGCGGTGAGAAAATCGGCACGCTGGTGAGTCCCGCGGGGAAATGA
- the frr gene encoding ribosome recycling factor: MIDETLLEAEEKMDKAVSVAKEDFATIRTGRVTPAMFNKISAEYYGTPTPIQQLASFHVPEARMVLIQPFDKSSMGAIEKAIRDSDLGVNPTDDGQVIRVTFPELSEERRKEYIKVARNKGEHAKVSIRNIRRSAKDVLDKLVKDGEAGEDEVRRAEKELDDMTQKHVAKIDELLKHKEAELLEV, translated from the coding sequence GTGATCGACGAAACCCTCCTCGAAGCCGAGGAAAAGATGGACAAGGCCGTCTCGGTCGCGAAGGAGGACTTCGCGACCATCCGCACGGGCCGGGTCACGCCTGCGATGTTCAACAAGATCAGCGCCGAGTACTACGGCACGCCGACGCCGATCCAGCAGCTGGCGTCGTTCCACGTGCCCGAGGCGCGCATGGTACTCATCCAGCCCTTTGACAAGAGCTCGATGGGCGCGATCGAGAAGGCCATCCGCGACTCCGACCTCGGGGTCAACCCCACCGACGACGGCCAGGTCATCCGCGTGACGTTCCCCGAGCTGTCGGAGGAGCGCCGCAAGGAGTACATCAAGGTCGCCAGGAACAAGGGCGAGCACGCGAAGGTCTCCATCCGCAACATCCGCCGCTCCGCCAAGGACGTCCTCGACAAGCTGGTCAAGGACGGCGAGGCGGGCGAGGACGAGGTCCGGCGCGCCGAGAAGGAGCTGGACGACATGACGCAGAAGCACGTCGCCAAGATCGACGAGCTGCTCAAGCACAAGGAAGCCGAGCTGCTCGAAGTCTGA
- a CDS encoding phosphatidate cytidylyltransferase translates to MEERTAGTSPSGGSRTGRNLPAAIAVGVVLGALVLGTIYTIKELFLLVVAGAVGVGVLELVKAFALREIRVPAVPVLAGLVAMQAGAYWGGPVWLLAGFAVFAFVLLTWRMFSDGTDGYVRDATASVFTLFYPAMLAAFVPLLLREEDGAHRVLIFIAVTVASDIGGYVAGVLFGRHKMTVISPKKTWEGFAGSLVACTAVGAWLVTWLLGGALWQGALIGALGALLATMGDLIESMIKRDLGIKDLGTILPGHGGLMDRLDSLVTTLVPVWLLLTLFF, encoded by the coding sequence GTGGAAGAACGTACGGCCGGCACCAGCCCGAGCGGCGGCAGCCGTACCGGGAGGAATCTGCCTGCCGCGATCGCCGTGGGCGTGGTCCTGGGGGCGCTCGTCCTCGGGACGATCTACACCATCAAGGAGCTGTTCCTCCTGGTGGTCGCCGGCGCGGTCGGCGTCGGCGTGCTGGAGCTGGTCAAGGCCTTCGCGCTCCGCGAGATCAGGGTCCCGGCCGTGCCGGTGCTGGCGGGGCTCGTGGCGATGCAGGCGGGCGCCTACTGGGGCGGGCCGGTGTGGCTGCTGGCGGGCTTCGCGGTGTTCGCGTTCGTGCTGCTCACCTGGCGGATGTTCAGCGACGGCACCGACGGCTACGTACGTGACGCGACGGCGTCGGTTTTCACGCTCTTCTACCCCGCGATGCTGGCCGCGTTCGTCCCGCTGCTGCTGCGGGAGGAGGACGGCGCCCACCGGGTGCTGATCTTCATCGCGGTGACCGTGGCCAGCGACATCGGCGGCTACGTCGCGGGCGTGCTGTTCGGCCGGCACAAGATGACGGTCATCAGCCCGAAGAAGACCTGGGAGGGCTTCGCCGGGTCGCTCGTGGCGTGTACGGCGGTCGGGGCGTGGCTGGTGACGTGGCTGCTCGGCGGGGCGCTCTGGCAGGGCGCGCTGATCGGGGCCCTGGGGGCGCTGCTGGCGACGATGGGCGACCTGATCGAGTCGATGATCAAGCGGGATCTCGGCATCAAGGACCTCGGCACGATCCTGCCGGGGCACGGCGGGCTGATGGACCGGCTGGACTCCCTGGTCACCACGCTGGTGCCGGTCTGGCTGCTGCTGACGCTGTTCTTCTGA